The Podospora pseudoanserina strain CBS 124.78 chromosome 7 map unlocalized CBS124.78p_7, whole genome shotgun sequence region CTTGGGCAGTGCTGCTGGATGAGCTGGCGGTGGGAGCAGTGGATGGCGCGGGAGTCGCGCCGTTGGAGGTAGAGCTGGACGACCCGGAGGAGGGCGCggcgacagcagcagccggagtggcagcagcagcagtggtggtaTCGGCAGCGGGTGCCGTTGGCGACACCTGTGTAGGTGAGATGCCCGAGGAGGACATGGCTGTCGAGATATCACGTGAAGTGCACGTGAAGAAGCTTAAGGTTGGTTTTTCTGTTGTGGTCACGTGGGGTAGTCGAGAGAGACAAGCCCTAGCCCCACTCTTTTCAAAGGACGCCGAGAATGGACTGCTTGCGGTGGGAAGATGCCAAGACCGGGAGAAGCGTGTTGGCTGGGCGGAACTGGTCTTGTCGGGACGCGGTGTGCTTGATGGAATCAGACAACCCGCAACGGCAAATATGGACGAAACAGCGATGCTTGTTGCAAATGTTTTTGATTCTGCTCGTGGATGTGGCTCAAAGTTTGTTGCAGAGAGGAAAATGCTTCAGTATTGGAATCAGGAGAACAGCGGGCCATTATGTCCTTTATTACAGCTTTTTGCCCTCATGGCAATACATGGCGGAAACTCTTGGCAAAACtctcttggcctccttggcccGCTTGGCAAGTCGGCGCCTCGGATGCCAAGCTCACATCATTGGCTGATGGTGGCAGCGTCGGCCCGCCCGTCGTACCTGCTGCACTCTGCTGTTGAGGCAACCACCAGTGCTGCGCCCTGACCTCCTAACAAACCCTAACAGCACTACTTTGTCGCCAAGGACAGCCAAGAGGACGCCAAGGCTTGGTATTTGCGAGGAATCCCTTGGCGTCCGTTTGTTGCCTCACTCCACGAGAGTCACACGCTTTACGCTTTGCCCACATCTCCAGCACTTatgcaaccccaacccctgaCAGCTGCCATCTTCGATCGCGATAACTGGCAAGGAAGTTCATCGTTCCACTCTGGCAGCTGTGTTGTTGCGGGTCATCCATGTTGGGCATCATTCTTAATTCTGGATGGGCGATTGTTTGGTTTTTGCGGCTGCTTGCCGATTGATAATGCTATCAAACCACTTCTGATCACAACAGCACCGCTGCACACAAAAGCAgctgccaaggccaagagaTCACCCCTCCGCGTGCCAAGCCCTTGGCGACCCCGACTTTCTTTGATACCGTTTTGCCTGGGCGATGACCATCAGTTTGGGTCAACAAGAGCCAACCTGCGCGCTGCTTTCTCGAAGCGAGCAGAAAACGTTGGTTTCAAAGCGGCGGTTCAGCGTCCGCTAAACTAAAAAAaccaggaaaaaaaaaacaataaGCCGCTGCCTGAGCTGCGTGCCAAACAGCACGTGCTACACCATCTCCACGTTTGTCGTCCGTTATGTTGAGCGACCCCGCGCATTGGGTCCCCATCCCAGGCGAGATGAAGtggggagagaggtgagTTGCACCCCACAGCCTCGTTGATTGGATcacccaacctcaaccagaCTCTTGCGCTCCTGTGGGGTTCTGAGGATTATCAACAACTCCTTTCCAGTCACTTTGATTTTTTCGGCAGAGATAGACGTCTCCAATTATCGAACACGGCACACGCTCCGTCAAAGCAACCACATCGCATACCTACTATACATCATCTTTGATCTTGGCGATTCTCCTCGGCAGCTTGAACTTCCTTCTTGGCAACTCTTGGTCTCTCTACCGCTCGCCGAGCCATGCCCAGCAATTGCCCAGACTTGCCCAGCCACGCCGAGGATGCCGAGAGGTGGTTCGCAATTCTTGGCTGGATTTCCTACGGTCTGCtgccccctttcctcccccctttcaccCGCATCGGTTGCGCGGTTGATTCTTCCAAGATTGCCCAAGCTATTTTTCTCTCTGGTTCAAACCCTCCAACGGGGCCAAGATATCCGTGGCCTTCTCTGCGGATTCCTTGACTTCTTGGGTCCTCTCGGGATCCTGGGACAAGCGGTGGCCCGTTTCCTCGTGGGATTCTCTTGGAAAGCTTGGTATCAACAATGAAAGGTGAGATGACGTCGGGTGTAGTGTAACAATAACATCAACAATTCGATCAACGACAAAagatggaggtgaggatATCGACATCGACGACCACGTCCAACCACCATTGCTGTTGTCACCAGGGATTTCACGCCCCCGCTTATTTTCCCCAGTGAAGTTCTTTGCAATCAAGAAAAATGGGCCAGAAAGATATCTCGACGCATGTAAACAAATCCGCGCATAAAATCCACGTGTGAATATCCGAATCGCTATCACAAGCCGaaaaaacatcaacacgTGCTCGCCGACACCGGTTGGCTGATCCGAAATCAGAGCAAGGCTATCCCAGAGATACTCAGTCTCGACATCGAGGTGGAGATGTCAACAACATTGTCTTGAAATTGATAATGAGTTCATTAATACCTGCGCAGTCTAGACTCAAGGTCATTCGTTTACTCAAGGGAGTTCCtggcttggggttgaagaCATGGTAGGTTACCCTAGGTACCTCCTGGTTCATCTTCCTAGGTATACAGGATCGGTAACAAGACCATCGATCATTCATCGTTTCAAGTCTGTAGGGAGAGGTAGAATGCACAATGAAGATCACTTCGGCACGATCTTTTTCTCATCGGACACAGCTAGGATATCCCGTTTAAGCACTATCCTCCTCAAAACCTACTCAAGATCTCAGACAGCCAACGCACCATGCCCAGATGATTTCCCTCACCTGTGTGTGGCTACTCCAACCTTCCAGTAAATGAATCAAGGAAATATATGTGCAGTCAGCATACCTATGATAAGAGGCCACCAAGCCCCAACAACTCCCAAAGCACAAGTGGCAACCACTTGGCATACATATATACACGTATCGAGATATCTTCGCCCAGAAGTTGAGAGACGTCATTCCTCTCGGTGCAGCCGAAGTCTTGCTGAGCTTGAAGCCGAGCGTCAGGACTGAAAAAGCCAGGAGGGTAGGTGCATTACTTTTCCATCGCCCCAAtaccctctccccaaagcTACCCACCTGAACGAAATTCCCACAAGCTCATCACCCAACATAAAGCCTACGTACCTATCTCCGGAGAACACCTGCTGCtaaccacccaccccaacaccttAAACCCtctgccccttttcctcaCGATATACGCCTCCAAACATCCTCCGACAGATTTATTCCCCATAGCCACCTGCAACTATTACCCGGTTGTTATCTGATCGTACGAGCTTCACTGCCAACCACTGCTTCAAGGTAGACAAGCTCGGCCGAGATAATAAACACCTACCCACTGCCACCTTCTTGCAATATAGTGCTAGGAAGCGGTTGTAAACAATCCTGGTAGGTAATTCGGAAAAGTGTTTGGAAGTCATGATGGATAGGCGTTCAAGTCTCGACTACCTAGACATGTAAGGACCATCAAGTAAACCTGTTTCTATTTTGCAGGAACTCTGCCATCAATGCTATTTTCAAGAGACCTCCCACACTCGGCAGTGGGTGTGATACTATCTTCAGCAGGCCTTCTTCGTAGGAGATCATCGAATCGAGTCCCGAGGCGTATAGTGACACCCGTGAGACGGCAAAAAGGCTTCAGTTGACCTGCCCCTAATTAAGAAAAGTCCTATTAATTGCAAGACACGCCATCAAAATCACAAACGCGCATACTGGCGCAAGATTTCTCAATCATGTATGCAGCTTCGCTGGCTGTTCCGCATTGCGCTTCTCCCTCCGAGAGCTGAAAACGGGTATACTCCCTATCTAAGCATGCAATGTCTCTTTCCCCCTCTGCcaatcatcaaccccaccgcTCTACACCGGCGCATAAGTCGAAAAGTTCATCTCAAACTGCGCAGGTCTAACCGGGCGACCACCGTCAgaatcctcaccaccactcgTCCaaccctccttctcaaccagCTCGGCAAAAGGAACATGATGCTGAGAAATCCGAGGCACCTGGACGCCCTCTCCGCGAGCTCTTTTCAAACTCTCCTCACGCTGCTTGGCCGCCAAACCGATCATGGCCTGCAAGGTGTAAACGGCGTCATTGCCAGCATTGTGCAGGTTCTTCGTCTGGATCCCCAAGAACTCGCAGACAGTGCTCACGCTGggctgcttgttgctgcggACGGCATACTGGTACATATGCTTGATGTCGATTATCTCAAGAACGCTCTGGGCCTTGTAGATGTTGTACTTGATCGCCTCGAGAAACTTGATATCAGAACCAGACTCGTGGAAGACCAGCACAACCGGGTAAGGGCTGTTGTCAATGATGGTTTCCATGGTCTCGGGCACATGTTTACCCTGAACAACCTCGGTTTCACTATTCGCGCTGTTAGGGTGTTCCTCGTTTGTGATTAAAGAGAGTGAGCAGAACTTACCCAAAGTCAAAGTTCTCAGGGCAACCCTTGACGTATTTTTTGTTCTGAGCCCAAGTGTACTCCGCTACCCAGAAGTGGCGAgcttcaatggcctcgaacCAACTTTGGCCGTTTTCACCTGGGGCCATGTCCTTGAGATTGGGTGTGTCCAGAATGGCGACGCCAacctcggtgatgatgttcGGGTTTTTCTCCCAGGCTTCAACATCGATACACACAAACCTCACCGCGGAGGGCTGGGCAGTGGCTTCAGCTGTCTTGTGCTCGCGGAGACCAAGGTAGCACTGTGTGCGCTTCAATCCGTGACCCCAAGCAAGGTGGGCTTCAAAGCGCTTGTACGCGTTTTTCTTGGCCTTTTCAGTCTTCTTGTGGGAGTTGGAAATCATCTTCAAAACAGAGATGAGCTTcgcctgcccctcctcgGTTCCTTGCTGGATATCGTCCTCGGGCTTCGGGCGGGGAACAAGACCACAGAGGTCCTTGAATTCATCGGCACTGTGGGTGCGGCCAAGAAAACGAGGTCGAGGCGTGTTGCCATCGCCAAAACCCAGTCTGAACTTGGCTTCGTTCTTGCCGGGGGGGATGGTAAGGTTGATTTCCAACCGAGCATTGATCGTGTCCAACATATGCTGGAACTGGTAAGTGGGCACAAACAGGCCAGGCTTGGGATGGATCGTCTTGGGCTGGTGAAGGTAATAACTATTGTCAAATCTGTCAGCCCCCGTCGATTTGCCATCCCACAAGATCAAAACTTACATATCCCAGACCCGGTTCTTGTGAAGTCCTTCGATGGTAAACATTTCCTTGGCCTACACTCGTTAGTCAATCAAACACAGTCAAGTGATGATGAAAATTCCAACTCACACGCTCCCCATTGCGTTTGCCAACAAACATCTCGGGATAACCGCGGACCATCTTCCACGAAACAAACTCGGTGCCCTCCGGAGAGAGATCGCCTCTCTCGAGACCCGTCTCCTTCCACATCAGGCCTTCCTTCTCAAGTTTCTCGGGGTTGAGCTTGAATTCGGGCATGTCCTCAAGAATGGCTCTCGCCTTGCTGGTCTTGTCCTTTTTGATCAGTTGTGAGGCAATCTCCAGGTTGAGCCGGTGCGGTGAGGTGGAGTCCCTGACCTCAAGATTCCTAATATTGAAGATCATGCCACCAGTCGAGTCGTCAGAGTCGTACTGATCGTAGTCATAAGTCATCTCTGTTTGAGTAAAAACCATCAGTATAACCTTTCAGCCACATCAAAATAGAAGTTTGCTCACGCTCGATcgtctcctcatccaaaCTCCGCCAGAAAGAAGGGTCGATGCCCTTGAACAAATCGGGCTCGCCAGTGGCGGCCACCAACTGCTCAATGAAGGCCTCGTCGGCCTCGCGCTCCTCGGCAGGAAacatgttgttggtggacaTCGTGTACCTGTCCACGGGGTCCTTAGTCTTCCCCTCGTTCACCGAGGAAACGTCGCTCTCCGACGTGGTCCAGTCCTCAAACTCTGGCTCGCTGGTCAGCAAAAAGATCCCGGCAAAGTCTGGCTCGCTCGCGGACAGCCTCACCGGCTGGAACCGGACAAGCCGGGAGCGCAGGCGACTCTCTGTCGCCGGCACGCGCGGGATCTCTCGTCCCAGCGCTTCTCTGCGCCGCGTCAGCAGCCGGGGCGTTTTCTTGGGCTCGCTCGCCCGTGAGGGCGGCGGCCCACGCAAACCAGGAGGTGCCGAAAGAAAAGTTCATCTTTGGCAAATTTCTTTGCCAAATTTCTTTGCCAAATTGCTCGTCGGTCTCtagggaaaagagaaaagagggaaaaggcTTACCAGTCGTGGGTCTGCGTTGCAAATACTCGCAGCCTGGATATCGTGGGGACGGCGACTAAGCGGCGAGAGCAATGATGTCGTCGATGACGGGGGTGGGTGCTCAAGACTAAGCAAGCCTGgtgcttgatgatgtcgtcgtGGACGAGGGGTAGGTGGGTGGCAGACCACGACTAATCGCTTAGTCGTTCCTCAAAGTCGGTTGTGCGAGGGAGAGAGTTCtcgggagggaaggaagcaAGGAGCGCAGTGAATGtgggtggaaaaggagacAAAACTGGGCACCAAGAGCAGGCAAACGGACAAACACTTGGCAGAATACAGTATGGGAGTCAAAGACAAGCAAAACCATGGGTTAGATTAACATGAAATTGTTCCCTTCACACGTTTCGGGCGAGATTGTTTACCTTCAAGAGAGTTGGCCAAGGGGTGATGTTGAAAGTAAATATGAGGCTCATTCCTTAGTATGACTGGGCATGCATTGGTGGAGCCCAACAGCCTGCATGGCTCACCCAGGCTCACCATCGCTGTCTGCTGGGAGCACACCAGGCATCCAAGCCAATTATTCTGGTGCACAAAACAGTTCTCATGTACAATATTAACCAGTAACTTTGCCTGTCGTGTTACCTCAAAAACTAAGGCCATGGGGGGAACATCAGGTAAGTATTGCAAAGGATTTCCCAAGAGAGCGAACATGAGTGCTCAAAGAATGTGATGAAAGTCATCCTCAGAATCCCAGTGCAATTTTCAACGCTTTAAACTATCTCTACCCCCCAGCACTCTCACTCCCAAAATCTGCAATTTACAATCTCCCCTTTGATTATtaaaccctccccctcttcgccACCGGCGACCTAGACCTCGATCTCGAACTGCTGTAATACCTCCTCTTGTTCCCATAGCCCCCAAcagacctcgacctcgaccttgaAGGCGACCGTCTCctcacatccccatcccaactccTAGGCGGATGCCCTAGAGGTGAGGGCGAGCGCGTATACCGCATTTGCTTCCTAGCAGGAGGAGAACCCCGAGTTTTACTCCGGCTTCTACTAACAGAGTAAGAatcatccctcctccgcttGACAGCCGTGGACCGATCAGCAACGGGAGAGCCAGATCTCGAATACGACATGCTGCGTGTacggctgcggctgcggccACGGCGGGGTGGCGGTGAAAAGCTCCTATCCCTGGCATTCCCCACAGGACTCCGAGCCCGTGGCGGAGGGGACCGTGACCAGCTCCTACTACGGCTTCTGCTCATGCTGCGGTCCCTGCTAAGGCTCCGGCTGTCGCGGCGGCCAGCacgtggtgggggagaacgAGAAATAGATCGTCTGGGAGAAACGGAACGAGAATAGCTGCGGCTTCTGCTACGACTGTAAGAATCGTCCCTTGCCCGACGAGGCGGAGTGCGAGACAAAGACCGGCCCCTGCTGATGGCCTTGCGCGGTGGTGTCCGAGAACGAGACCGAGAAGAGTAAGACGAATAAGATGAGTAGCTGGACACTGACTCCGAGTCTGAGTCCGCAGGTGGTGCCGGCAGCGCTGGTTTCGGCATGTTCTGCAGGAACTCTCTCATCTCGTCGGTGAGGTAGCCCATCTTGATCGAAGTGAAGTAGTTGATCGAGAAGCGAATGTTGCGCGGTTCGTCGTGCGGGAACAGGCCCTCCAGGCTCGGCTTCAAGATATCCTCCGACAGCCTCGTCTTGAGCTTGACAGTGCCCATATTCTCCTGCAAGTCCTCAAACAGAATCTTGATGAAAATACGGCTCGCCGACgtcgtctcctcctcgttcAGGTGAATGATCGAAAGAACATGCCACCCAATCGAATCCGACGACAACAAATGCCCAAAGAACCTCGCGATATTCCTCAGCTTGTTCGTCTCGTACCGATGAATCGTCGTATAGTACTTCATAAACGACTCCTCGAACAGCTCCATCCACATCCGATTCAGCCTCGCAAACCTCTCTCCCAGCAACCCCATAAACTTGAGATACACCTTCTCCTGCGCGCATGACTCCACGATCATGGACACCAGCTCGGGCTCCTGTCCCACCGGCAACCTCAACTTCATCAGCTTAtgcgccgcctcctccggaTCCGCACTCGACTGAATGCTCAGGTAAATCGTCCTCCGCAAGTTGACCAAATCAGCATTGCTCTGATCCTTGATCTCAATCGCctttgtctcctcctcctcctcctcgtcctcactATCACTCTCCTCACTCCCgctcccatcctcatcctcactcccgctctcctctcccaaaatCTGCGCCTTCAACTTCTTATACTCGGCCTCATTCGTCTCCCAATCCGGATCAAACTTGAAAATATTCAGCGTATCCTCCGTCTTGATATCCTCATCCAGCCCAATCTTGTGCGTGATctgatcctcctcctccaccaggtccaactcctccttgatcACCGGATTGTCCTTGTACTTGTCCTTCCTGACCTGAAACAACACCTCGATCATGTACTGCGTCCTCTTGTCGATATCAGCCTCGTGCAAGATGCGCCTAAACTCATCAAACACGGCGTGCGCCATCGTAGGCGACATCTCCTCCAGAaacaaccccacctccctcatcaacccaaccGCAATCTCCACGCTGTCGTCCGTCGGCTtccgcagcaacagcagcagcatctgCGCCGCGAGGTTCTCGTGAACAACTTGATTGTTGACCAAATGCGCAATAAACATGGTACTCGACAAGCAAACCGCCTTGTCATTTCTCTTGAAAGCCTTCCGGAACCGCATAATCAGCCTCTTGACCAGCAACTCCCCAACCTGCGGCAGCTTCGTATTGCAAATGGCAGCCAAACAAGCGTAAATAGGAGTAAACGGCAAACTAGCATGCTGCGCCTTGAGCAGACTCTGACAAAACAACCCTCTGCCCCTGATCAAATTCTCATTGAATAGCTCGGGAACCACAAACTTGATATTCGCTGTGTTGACCTTGTTGACCAGGCCATTGATCGACTTCTTCAACGCTTCCCAAGCCATGCGTTGATACTCCTTGCTCGTCTTGTCCGTAATAGCAGCCTGCAAAGCGCGCAGCTTCTGCGGTGGCAGATACACACCCTGACTGCGAAGGTTGAGCAGCTTCTGGTATTCAGCCCTCATATCCTCAAGCTTTTCCTCTTCCGTCTTCGCCGGcggcgcaggaggagggggggtgtgcTCTCTCTTGGCCGGCGCAACAGGAGCAGGGCGGTACCGATCCGGCCCATCGCGGCGAGGGGGCGGGGAATGTCTTCTCGGAGGCGGCGACCGGCCATGATGTCTCGAAGGGGGGCTCCGATCCCTAATCGGATAGCGGCGCTCATCATCTCTGTCCCTCGGCGAAAAAGACCGTCGGTCCCGTGGAGAGAAGGATCGGTTTCTGCGCGC contains the following coding sequences:
- the CWC22 gene encoding pre-mRNA-splicing factor cwc22 (BUSCO:EOG09263WM5; EggNog:ENOG503NU93; COG:S), with protein sequence MATPEREESASITRQVERSPSPRQSRSRSRSVSKSKSPTPRREREMSQDSRGRSPTPRRDGVDERSPSRESGEHRHEERSRSRSPMENGEVHSRDASPQRSPTPAHSRRQSPARRNRSFSPRDRRSFSPRDRDDERRYPIRDRSPPSRHHGRSPPPRRHSPPPRRDGPDRYRPAPVAPAKREHTPPPPAPPAKTEEEKLEDMRAEYQKLLNLRSQGVYLPPQKLRALQAAITDKTSKEYQRMAWEALKKSINGLVNKVNTANIKFVVPELFNENLIRGRGLFCQSLLKAQHASLPFTPIYACLAAICNTKLPQVGELLVKRLIMRFRKAFKRNDKAVCLSSTMFIAHLVNNQVVHENLAAQMLLLLLRKPTDDSVEIAVGLMREVGLFLEEMSPTMAHAVFDEFRRILHEADIDKRTQYMIEVLFQVRKDKYKDNPVIKEELDLVEEEDQITHKIGLDEDIKTEDTLNIFKFDPDWETNEAEYKKLKAQILGEESGSEDEDGSGSEESDSEDEEEEEETKAIEIKDQSNADLVNLRRTIYLSIQSSADPEEAAHKLMKLRLPVGQEPELVSMIVESCAQEKVYLKFMGLLGERFARLNRMWMELFEESFMKYYTTIHRYETNKLRNIARFFGHLLSSDSIGWHVLSIIHLNEEETTSASRIFIKILFEDLQENMGTVKLKTRLSEDILKPSLEGLFPHDEPRNIRFSINYFTSIKMGYLTDEMREFLQNMPKPALPAPPADSDSESVSSYSSYSSYSSRSRSRTPPRKAISRGRSLSRTPPRRARDDSYSRSRSRSYSRSVSPRRSISRSPPPRAGRRDSRSLSRDRSMSRSRSRSWSRSPPPRARSPVGNARDRSFSPPPRRGRSRSRTRSMSYSRSGSPVADRSTAVKRRRDDSYSVSRSRSKTRGSPPARKQMRYTRSPSPLGHPPRSWDGDVRRRSPSRSRSRSVGGYGNKRRYYSSSRSRSRSPVAKRGRV
- a CDS encoding uncharacterized protein (EggNog:ENOG503P7UT); translated protein: MSTNNMFPAEEREADEAFIEQLVAATGEPDLFKGIDPSFWRSLDEETIEQMTYDYDQYDSDDSTGGMIFNIRNLEVRDSTSPHRLNLEIASQLIKKDKTSKARAILEDMPEFKLNPEKLEKEGLMWKETGLERGDLSPEGTEFVSWKMVRGYPEMFAKEMFTIEGLHKNRVWDIYYLHQPKTIHPKPGLFVPTYQFQHMLDTINARLEINLTIPPGKNEAKFRLGFGDGNTPRPRFLGRTHSADEFKDLCGLVPRPKPEDDIQQGTEEGQAKLISVLKMISNSHKKTEKAKKNAYKRFEAHLAWGHGLKRTQCYLGLREHKTAEATAQPSAVRFVCIDVEAWEKNPNIITEVGVAILDTPNLKDMAPGENGQSWFEAIEARHFWVAEYTWAQNKKYVKGCPENFDFGETEVVQGKHVPETMETIIDNSPYPVVLVFHESGSDIKFLEAIKYNIYKAQSVLEIIDIKHMYQYAVRSNKQPSVSTVCEFLGIQTKNLHNAGNDAVYTLQAMIGLAAKQREESLKRARGEGVQVPRISQHHVPFAELVEKEGWTSGGEDSDGGRPVRPAQFEMNFSTYAPV